In one window of Arctopsyche grandis isolate Sample6627 chromosome 6, ASM5162203v2, whole genome shotgun sequence DNA:
- the LOC143912686 gene encoding uncharacterized protein LOC143912686, protein MTIVSYSERTMLQPRAMAARNRAESVNLFADNHKNNTSVGGDSIRRRKMAAIGGITKSIGIYAIVSLIFLSGFTLCQGNHNEEIAAERVKRDVTSGDGDVTTVLLVDNQKLNKDINARNGRYLNVKPVIGLLTSTARTFIQDGVTTEYATEILGTTLDNGRVYAQLLTKSSLVLYDKPIDANPERKTRLPFEMDDRNRWNLEQNLGELDRSQFVIKNTDYVSPKDDGDLFTVYASKPVQNTYATIWNSGPQFRDEVTTENEVESQTENLRVQEVKEIPKYNEFEAFNFLDPIPLPRERKISSYNNINIEIKNDERTNKAISISSDSNENLISQNKKSQSKGIDPVKVNPNVKLPTYTVKNEFSPIFYYIDNVESKTEKSSSAPNYLKSAKKLFGHKDEHKPLKTFTYYGFSNFTTIVGDTVIIFSPSTATEVTKPEEITPSVKPEVQPNVATRVKTFLSSDLNMLTKTMFGHQLNMETAIPTIVMSPQDLDRSSKALKNDEETLKTALYEKPMQEEEQVLKPDDKFSRVIASLKEGLFNRQKPQFVNNKDVIQTSEMTYSTILRTHSTEKLHVNEETIKDDKVFTIKSTEPLSLFSPTSVLQPGEVEKETSIPETTTASLSEEIVTEVESTTENDSETSPFTEDTLSTPPEEEEEEEEETNEEIESHSEDATCTGGIIPVSTLTTSYKTLTYLTSYFIPLEGTETSTSIKSSEVVTSETGYLTNLACKTEETVTIEPTLTLTEQIDSTKSIQTEEEVVTEANAPVLTTTSEAPIEEQTTTEKVKETTESIETTTQSDNDNKITIDDKSVDYSTTEHAVTTSESHIEISVTTEESAVSLDSRNNVETTTESKEETTTESEGEIDLIFKTLYTTYTYFTTYFQGETSTVSSKKSVVTNVITSTLDISEIDPSIFNAIESSDYLFKATQMEELGDIQPTSVGIGRPTQAFSLNSIIDLVQHRQVIDSVQNDAILTSKIQTPELDDEKLFNDVKADVVKTFYTTYTFFTTLYVEQDANICSRTEVYTNYVGPSSLIPTKTSQMNSLNTRSNEIDFKNCKKVPADQLVKQDKETLEIEAAKPKQQTYSSIDRSNKKSAEISTETSGSDLEDDINEVVLNSGDSMLVTDVKRSYSKGDRQIIDNFVLDDQVSSESNIDEILPSPTLLLQTSFTTFTYFTTMYVGKDSSKVKSRLETVTNVVTETLNPKSVEVEETNLPITYYTTFTYWTTLYKDKTTTITSREDIVSNVVTPTVQSVTANPIDTSPIEVSTVQIVATHKEKSDDDEETTNTPVTALDDLLSDDGKATFFTTYTYFTTYYVGNTSELRSSLETITNVVDNTKDLVNENQIGRAVGKDSPSGNLIGGDEKPVIVSTVLPDGIVPTKVSENIIVSTQLVGTLNEVDLDKKIISSQVAIISGDSTIISGSQNDNDSTTPKDEDSILTTPGITTIEGSVTEPTTPQDGEDEGYEDEDGDPNDENNTRKKSRLTFSTRKRTFTPVIRPFVSRTRSTFSPKRVTLTSGATTITRSDFTQTITATPALKSSKTSGFGGNRKQPSSAYPGGAGGRGRFSRTSSGIAATSSSASRTSGFGRGRSSDIQPANARRGGFRTSTTRANVDFSSRGVNPKIRPTLSSKYRGNKQTTTPSLNDDTLATATENPSTGDDESATQSTDVESRKTTNPLLRFRRPPFTRAQGSTTPRSVAQTTTRRGSFNRGRAGSATTTQKPTQRSTQNPLFALRNRQRPNALFPPRGLINKQPEPQTEEETNAENENDENEDDLEGEGADEDSDYESSDRDESQILTTTTTPAPKRISNSPAIKPFGFRRRSKRQTDYGTRRSYANFRRPTARTPKPEPVTSEPEPEVINKPPPKRTQGRFSSRNSAQQTPKPATRAPATTKPAIKGRQPFILRGESKNTSPTTQRSTFRSRSARPTSRTASPAPNLRPKAPRLKTYATAQPEAPRSTSRSSNRRTTSRGRTTSRYRTTTNEVVDNSFVNYQIPNDGKLTITHKIPMEVTIPVVNGKLTEYKNVLTAQPSIEILQPNQYSTTKNAFGSQYTVLVSESSIPAENGVTKVIQFILHETPTTSVIFTPTVINRRKTSFSHIIPSTVYEVERVTSTIQPQINSNVPLANILLSQLLLGNLGMPQPINPLLALQGQAGIPQTPTTEYKIKTTTYVTTVTDAKSTVIPITFRGKEILTTIIDSKVDVITATEFITETVVVTPTLGYQGVGQNTNQINSILLLLQQQQVQQQQQQQQQQTANPLLGLQPELNQQLFSNDLLNSPKPEVLDVKDPEDYLGDFVDEEVTRAPKRPTRRKTVKNKKPAPVQQTNIITLYVSGRTPGEFSTVLSTVVVDETQSVQKREAVYFEEYDVTPPNLSNFNEVVVSSQSDFMLDSFLMPAMNDISHNTITQAETQSLESIIGEVSKYMALEKSSSILETAASDPTIVYVVKQSDEMTGR, encoded by the exons GAAATCACAATGAAGAAATTGCGGCAGAACGCGTAAAAAGGGACGTCACTTCCGGTGATGGCG ATGTAACAACCGTACTTTTAGTAGAcaatcaaaaattaaacaaagaTATAAACGCTAGAAACGGCAGATACTTGAACGTGAAACCCGTCATCGGTCTTCTAACTTCCACGGCTAGAACTTTCATTCAAGATGGCGTGACTACCGAATATGCTACTGAAATTTTAGGTACCACACTCGACAACGGTAGGGTTTACGCTCAACTTTTGACCAAGTCTTCCTTGGTTCTGTACGACAAACCAATCGATGCCAATCCTGAAAGGAAGACTAGGCTACCCTTCGAAATGGACGATCGAAATCGATGGAATTTGGAGCAAAATTTGGGGGAACTGGATCGAAGTCAGTTCGTGATCAAGAATACTGATTACGTATCGCCTAAAGATGATGGTGACCTCTTCACAGTATATGCTAGTAAGCCTGTGCAGAATACTTACGCTACTATTTGGAATTCCGGACCTCAATTTAGAGATGAAGTCACCACTGAGAATGAGGTCGAAAGTCAAACTGAAAACCTCCGAGTGCAAGAAGTCAAAGAGATTCCCAAGTACAACGAATTCGAAGCCTTCAATTTCTTAGATCCAATTCCACTCCCGAGAGAACGAAAGATTTCATCTTACAACAATATcaatatagaaataaaaaacgATGAAAGGACAAACAAAGCTATTAGTATCAGTTCTGATTctaatgaaaacttaatttctCAAAATAAAAAGTCTCAATCGAAAGGTATAGATCCCGTTAAAGTTAACCCAAATGTAAAACTCCCCACTTATACTGTCAAAAACGAATTCTCTCCAATCTTCTACTACATTGACAATGTTGAGTCGAAGACTGAAAAGTCTAGCTCAGCTCCAAACTACTTAAAAAGTGCCAAAAAACTGTTCGGACACAAAGACGAACACAAGCCATTGAAAACGTTCACGTACTACGGTTTCTCAAATTTCACTACTATCGTTGGAGATACTGTCATTATTTTCTCTCCAAGTACGGCGACAGAAGTGACAAAACCGGAAGAAATAACTCCGTCTGTCAAACCGGAAGTTCAACCTAACGTCGCCACGAGAGTGAAGACATTCCTTTCCTCCGATCTGAACATGCTTACCAAAACCATGTTCGGACATCAGCTCAACATGGAGACAGCAATCCCAACCATCGTAATGAGTCCTCAAGATTTGGACAGATCAAGCAAAGCCCTTAAAAATGACGAGGAAACCCTTAAAACCGCCCTGTACGAAAAACCAATGCAAGAAGAAGAGCAAGTCTTAAAACCTGACGATAAATTCAGCAGGGTGATAGCAAGCTTGAAAGAAGGACTTTTCAACAGACAAAAGCCTCAATTCGTCAACAATAAAGACGTTATCCAAACATCAGAAATGACTTACAGTACGATTCTAAGAACTCATTCCACTGAAAAACTACACGTGAATGAAGAAACTATTAAAGATGACAAAGTATTTACAATTAAATCGACAGAACCTTTGTCTCTGTTTAGTCCAACTTCAGTGCTACAGCCGGGAGAAGTCGAAAAAGAAACTTCAATCCCAGAAACAACCACTGCTTCACTTTCAGAAGAAATTGTAACCGAAGTTGAATCTACTACTGAAAACGATTCTGAAACGTCTCCCTTCACTGAAGACACTCTATCAACACCACccgaagaggaagaagaagaagaagaagaaacaaATGAAGAGATCGAGAGCCATTCAGAAGATGCAACTTGTACAGGTGGAATAATACCAGTTTCAACTCTAACGACTTCGTATAAAACTCTTACATACTTGACGAGTTACTTCATACCGTTAGAAGGTACTGAAACATCTACTTCAATTAAATCTTCAGAAGTTGTCACGTCTGAGACTGGGTATTTGACGAATTTAGCATGCAAAACTGAAGAAACTGTCACAATTGAACCAACTTTGACATTGACAGAACAGATCGACTCCACTAAATCGATTCAAACCGAAGAAGAAGTAGTCACCGAAGCCAACGCTCCAGTGCTTACTACCACTTCAGAAGCTCCCATTGAAGAGCAAACTACCACTGAAAAGGTGAAGGAAACGACTGAAAGTATCGAAACTACTACGCAATCAGACAATGATAATAAGATAACAATTGATGATAAATCGGTGGACTATTCGACGACGGAACATGCTGTAACTACGAGTGAAAGTCATATTGAAATATCAGTGACTACTGAAGAATCTGCAGTATCTTTAGATTCTAGGAATAATGTAGAAACTACTACAGAATCTAAAGAAGAAACTACTACAGAAAGTGAAGGAGAGATTGACCTAATATTCAAGACATTGTATACAACTTACACTTACTTCACGACGTACTTCCAAGGCGAAACTTCTACAGTTTCTAGTAAAAAATCAGTAGTTACCAATGTAATAACTTCCACTTTGGATATATCAGAAATAGATCCTTCAATCTTTAACGCTATCGAATCCAGCGACTATCTATTTAAAGCTACCCAAATGGAGGAACTCGGAGATATCCAACCCACTAGTGTGGGAATCGGTCGTCCAACTCAAGCCTTTTCTCTAAATAGCATTATAGATCTGGTCCAGCATAGGCAAGTTATAGATTCTGTGCAAAATGACGCTATTTTGACTTCTAAAATCCAAACACCGGAATTGGATGACGAGAAATTGTTCAATGACGTCAAAGCGGACGTTGTTAAAACTTTCTACACTACGTACACCTTCTTCACGACCCTCTATGTAGAACAAGATGCCAATATTTGTAGTAGAACTGAAGTTTATACAAACTATGTAGGACCTAGTTCTTTAATTCCCACAAAAACTAGTCAAATGAATTCTCTAAATACGCGATCCAATGAAATTGACTTCAAAAATTGCAAGAAAGTACCTGCAGATCAACTTGTAAAACAAGACAAGGAAACTCTAGAAATCGAGGCAGCTAAGCCAAAGCAACAAACATACTCCTCTATAGACAGGTCTAATAAGAAGTCTGCTGAAATCAGCACTGAAACTTCAGGGTCTGATTTAGAAGATGATATCAATGAAGTGGTTCTGAACAGTGGAGATAGCATGCTAGTGACCGATGTAAAGAGGAGTTATTCCAAAGGCGATCGACAGATTATAGACAACTTTGTTTTGGACGATCAGGTCAGCTCCGAGAGCAACATAGACGAAATACTTCCATCGCCTACGCTTTTGCTGCAAACCAGTTTCACAACATTTACTTACTTCACCACCATGTACGTCGGTAAGGATTCCAGCAAAGTGAAAAGTCGTCTAGAAACTGTGACCAACGTTGTCACCGAAACTCTCAATCCCAAAAGTGTAGAAGTTGAAGAGACGAACCTCCCAATAACGTATTACACCACTTTCACTTATTGGACAACGTTGTACAAAGACAAAACAACAACAATCACGAGCAGGGAGGATATAGTATCCAATGTCGTCACGCCCACAGTCCAATCAGTAACGGCAAACCCAATCGACACAAGTCCAATTGAAGTGTCCACTGTTCAAATTGTAGCTACCCACAAAGAAAAATCAGACGACGATGAAGAAACAACAAATACACCAGTGACAGCGTTAGACGATCTTCTATCTGATGATGGAAAAGCGACATTCTTTACAACGTATACTTACTTCACAACTTATTACGTTGGAAACACTTCTGAGTTGAGAAGCAGTTTGGAGACAATCACTAACGTAGTTGACAATACAAAAGATTTAGTCAACGAGAATCAAATCGGAAGAGCTGTAGGTAAAGATTCACCTTCAGGAAACTTGATTGGAGGTGATGAGAAACCTGTCATTGTAAGCACTGTACTACCAGATGGCATAGTACCAACCAAAGTTTCCGAAAACATAATAGTATCAACTCAACTAGTGGGAACTTTGAATGAAGTCGACTTAGATAAAAAGATTATATCATCACAGGTGGCAATAATAAGTGGAGACTCCACCATAATTTCTGGGTCTCAAAATGATAATGATTCGACGACTCCCAAAGATGAGGATTCTATATTGACAACGCCTGGAATAACGACCATTGAAGGATCTGTTACCGAACCAACTACGCCTCAAGATGGCGAAGATGAAGGATATGAAGATGAAGATGGGGATCCAAATGATGAGAACAACACCAGAAAGAAGTCTCGGCTTACATTTTCGACCCGGAAGCGCACCTTTACTCCAGTCATTCGTCCGTTCGTTTCGAGGACACGGTCCACCTTTAGTCCAAAACGAGTCACTTTAACCAGCGGTGCTACAACCATAACTCGTTCTGATTTCACTCAGACTATTACAGCAACGCCTGCTCTTAAATCATCGAAGACCTCAGGCTTTGGCGGAAACAGAAAACAGCCCTCCTCGGCTTACCCAGGAGGTGCTGGTGGTAGAGGAAGATTCTCAAGAACAAGCAGTGGAATAGCAGCAACGTCTAGCTCGGCCAGTAGGACTTCTGGATTCGGACGAGGAAGATCTTCCGATATCCAACCAGCTAATGCTCGTAGGGGTGGATTTAGAACTAGTACTACTAGAGCTAATGTTGATTTTTCAAGCAGAGGTGTGAACCCTAAAATAAGACCTACTCTTTCATCAAAATATAGAGGTAATAAGCAGACTACTACTCCATCCTTGAATGACGATACACTAGCAACGGCTACTGAAAATCCGTCTACAGGTGATGATGAATCTGCAACCCAATCCACTGATGTTGAATCCCGAAAGACAACAAATCCTTTGTTGCGTTTCAGACGTCCTCCTTTCACAAGGGCGCAAGGTTCGACTACTCCTAGATCTGTAGCTCAAACTACAACTAGAAGAGGCTCCTTCAATAGAGGTAGAGCCGGATCTGCTACGACCACTCAAAAACCAACGCAAAGATCTACTCAAAATCCACTTTTCGCTTTAAGAAATAGGCAAAGACCAAATGCACTATTCCCTCCTAGAGGTTTAATAAACAAACAACCTGAACCTCAAACTGAAGAAGAAACCAACGCTGAAAATGAAAACGACGAAAATGAAGACGATCTTGAAGGAGAAGGAGCTGATGAAGATTCAGATTACGAATCTTCAGATAGGGATGAGTCTCAAATATTAACAACAACTACAACTCCGGCTCCGAAAAGAATTAGCAACTCTCCAGCAATAAAACCTTTCGGGTTCCGCCGAAGGAGCAAGAGGCAGACCGATTACGGAACTAGAAGAAGTTATGCGAATTTTCGCAGACCAACAGCTAGAACGCCAAAGCCAGAACCCGTAACTAGTGAGCCTGAACCGGAAGtgatcaacaaaccaccaccaaaACGTACGCAGGGTCGTTTCAGTTCGAGAAATAGTGCTCAACAAACTCCCAAACCTGCAACAAGAGCTCCAGCTACGACCAAACCAGCGATCAAGGGACGTCAACCTTTCATACTTCGAGGAGAGAGTAAAAACACATCTCCAACCACTCAGAGATCCACGTTTAGATCCAGATCTGCGAGACCAACTTCAAGAACTGCTTCTCCAGCTCCAAACTTAAGACCTAAAGCTCCTCGTTTGAAAACTTACGCAACCGCCCAGCCTGAGGCACCAAGATCTACAAGCAGAAGCAGCAATAGACGCACCACGAGTAGAGGTAGAACCACATCTAGATACAGAACTACCACTAACGAAGTCGTCGATAACAGTTTCGTCAACTATCAAATCCCTAATGACGGCAAATTAACTATAACTCATAAAATTCCAATGGAAGTAACCATCCCAGTTGTAAACGGAAAGCTCACCGAATACAAAAATGTACTAACAGCACAACCGAGCATAGAAATTTTACAACCAAACCAATACAGTACAACCAAAAATGCTTTCGGAAGTCAATACACCGTACTGGTTTCTGAATCTTCAATACCAGCTGAAAACGGAGTAACTAAAGTTATCCAATTCATTTTACACGAAACTCCTACGACCAGTGTGATCTTCACACCAACTGTAATCAATCGTAGAAAAACGTCATTTTCGCATATAATTCCAAGCACAGTATACGAAGTCGAAAGAGTAACTTCAACAATCCAACCACAAATCAACTCAAACGTACCTCTAGCCAACATTTTACTATCTCAACTGTTGCTAGGAAACTTGGGTATGCCTCAGCCCATCAATCCCTTACTTGCACTTCAAGGCCAGGCTGGAATACCTCAAACTCCAACGAcggaatataaaattaaaacaactaCTTACGTAACCACCGTTACGGATGCTAAATCAACAGTAATTCCAATCACATTTAGAGGCAAAGAAATTTTAACAACGATCATCGACTCTAAAGTAGATGTTATTACCGCTACTGAATTCATAACTGAGACTGTAGTCGTAACTCCAACTCTTGGCTATCAAGGTGTAGGTCAAAATACAAATCAGATCAACTCTATTCTGCTGCTTCTTCAACAACAACAAGTTCAGCAACAgcagcaacagcaacaacaacagacTGCAAATCCACTCCTTGGATTACAACCAGAATTGAACCAACAACTGTTCAGTAATGATCTTTTAAACAGTCCAAAACCTGAAGTGTTAGACGTGAAGGATCCCGAAGACTACTTGGGAGATTTTGTTGACGAAGAAGTCACAAGAGCCCCAAAGAGGCCTACAAGACGCAAGACGGTGAAAAATAAGAAACCAGCACCTGTTCAACAGACTAACATAATAACGTTATACGTATCAGGAAGAACTCCTGGAGAATTCAGCACTGTCCTCAGCACGGTAGTAGTGGATGAGACTCAAAGTGTTCAAAAGAGAGAAGCAGTATATTTTGAGGAGTACGACGTGACCCCACCAAACTTGTCCAACTTCAATGAAGTCGTCGTATCGTCGCAGTCAGACTTTATGCTTGACAGCTTCTTGATGCCAGCCATGAACGACATATCACACAACACTATTACTCAAGCCGAGACTCAGAGTCTCGAAAGTATCATAGGTGAAGTCAGCAAGTACATGGCGCTGGAGAAGTCCAGCTCAATTCTGGAGACGGCAGCTTCAGATCCGACTATAGTGTACGTCGTGAAACAGAGCGACGAAATGACTGGTAGATAG